One window of Thermogemmata fonticola genomic DNA carries:
- a CDS encoding efflux RND transporter periplasmic adaptor subunit produces the protein MYLLTNPLEPPTEPVKRVAPPPEVVTIRGPNCIHIAPGSLLAQKIEVVPVRKVVLSEPILTVTGRVVASLRPGNGKGRDFWQFDSNEMLTAYTDWQKAIADIAFNERQLELVQQLAQARLEAQRQVVRRLEKLVEAGTDAVNNLAVERAQLLQMEISERREIHQAEIALHASRREEAIQVRRLQQTGLDPELLRSAASDIDIVLAEVPEGWLHQIKIGQGCRARFFGLPKETFTGRVKRIAPMLSAERRLLRVLFTIDDPADKLRPGMFAEIGLGTDPRESLLVPAEAVLHIGRSDYVLVAGEDNTWLVTEVQLGEPYGNDIQVLSGVAEGMRVIGQKTILFKPLAIRALQLGESQP, from the coding sequence GTGTATTTGCTGACGAACCCTCTGGAACCGCCGACGGAACCGGTCAAACGGGTCGCTCCCCCGCCGGAAGTCGTCACCATCCGGGGGCCGAACTGCATTCACATCGCACCGGGCAGCCTCTTGGCCCAAAAAATCGAGGTGGTTCCGGTACGCAAGGTGGTGCTCAGCGAGCCGATCCTGACCGTCACGGGGCGTGTGGTGGCGAGCTTGCGTCCAGGCAATGGCAAAGGGCGAGACTTCTGGCAGTTCGACTCCAACGAGATGTTGACCGCCTACACCGACTGGCAAAAAGCCATCGCCGACATTGCGTTCAACGAGCGGCAATTGGAGTTGGTCCAGCAATTGGCCCAAGCCCGGCTGGAGGCGCAGCGTCAAGTCGTCCGGCGTTTGGAAAAGCTGGTGGAAGCGGGGACCGATGCGGTCAACAACCTGGCCGTCGAGCGGGCGCAGTTGCTCCAGATGGAAATTAGCGAACGGCGGGAAATTCACCAGGCGGAAATCGCCCTCCACGCTTCCCGACGCGAGGAAGCCATTCAAGTCCGCCGCTTGCAACAGACGGGTTTGGACCCGGAGTTGCTCCGCTCCGCCGCTTCCGACATCGACATTGTGCTGGCCGAAGTGCCGGAGGGATGGCTCCATCAGATCAAGATCGGCCAGGGGTGCAGGGCGCGGTTTTTTGGCTTGCCCAAAGAAACGTTTACGGGCCGGGTCAAGCGGATTGCGCCGATGCTCTCGGCGGAGCGGCGCCTGCTGCGGGTGCTGTTCACCATCGATGATCCCGCGGACAAGCTGCGCCCTGGCATGTTTGCGGAGATCGGCCTGGGCACGGACCCACGCGAGTCGTTGCTCGTTCCCGCCGAAGCCGTCCTCCACATAGGCCGCTCGGACTACGTTCTGGTAGCCGGGGAGGACAACACCTGGCTGGTCACGGAAGTCCAGCTTGGCGAACCGTATGGTAACGACATCCAGGTCCTCTCTGGGGTGGCAGAAGGAATGCGGGTGATCGGCCAGAAAACCATTTTGTTCAAGCCGCTGGCGATCCGCGCTCTGCAACTGGGGGAGAGCCAACCGTGA
- a CDS encoding (Fe-S)-binding protein — protein sequence MTAGRHPLPVVTAAHGGPARLQPHLDYELVLDCVHCGLCTASCPTYVETGHEADSPRGRIYLMRQVLDGVLPWDADVERHLDLCLNCRACETACPSGVQYGRILEPFRLAIAERFPGRAVRTLTPWQRWLLFHVFPYRWRNRLLLAPARLLQWTGLDRLLDRLGLVRLLPRSLQTLRAMLPPLEPHYGELPEVLEPIGPRRARVALFLGCVADALYPQTNYATARVLQANGCEVWIPRGQTCCGALHYHAAEEAAAQQFAAANCQVFGAEQADRFAELDAIITNAAGCGAQLKDYAHLLHSTPWAEAAARFQSKVRDVHEFLAELGLRPPRYPLPLRATYHDACHLRHAQQIARPPRALLEQIPQLELVPLAESELCCGAAGSYNLTQPEMAARLGDRKAQRILATGAQAVFTGNVGCLMQITRHLRAAGASLWIAHPLDALWIAYSGDYPESLTPFLPSSRP from the coding sequence ATGACAGCCGGGCGTCATCCCTTGCCGGTCGTCACGGCTGCCCACGGCGGACCAGCGCGCTTGCAGCCCCATCTGGATTACGAACTGGTGCTCGACTGCGTGCATTGCGGCCTGTGCACGGCCAGTTGCCCAACGTATGTGGAAACCGGTCATGAGGCGGACTCGCCCCGCGGCCGGATTTACCTGATGCGCCAGGTCCTCGACGGCGTGCTCCCCTGGGATGCCGATGTGGAACGGCACCTCGACCTGTGCCTGAACTGCCGCGCCTGCGAAACAGCCTGCCCCTCCGGCGTCCAGTATGGCCGCATTCTCGAACCCTTCCGCCTGGCCATCGCCGAACGCTTCCCCGGCCGAGCCGTACGCACCCTCACCCCCTGGCAGCGCTGGCTCCTCTTCCACGTCTTCCCCTACCGCTGGCGGAACCGCCTCCTGCTCGCCCCGGCCCGCCTGCTCCAATGGACCGGCCTGGACCGCCTCCTGGACCGCCTGGGACTGGTCCGCCTCCTCCCCCGCTCCCTGCAAACCCTGCGGGCCATGCTCCCGCCCCTGGAGCCACATTACGGCGAACTGCCGGAAGTGCTCGAACCGATCGGGCCGCGCCGGGCGAGAGTCGCCCTGTTCCTCGGTTGCGTCGCCGATGCCCTCTATCCGCAGACGAACTACGCCACGGCCCGCGTGCTGCAAGCCAATGGGTGCGAAGTGTGGATTCCCCGAGGCCAAACCTGCTGCGGGGCGCTGCACTACCACGCCGCGGAGGAAGCCGCCGCTCAGCAGTTCGCCGCCGCCAACTGCCAGGTCTTCGGCGCGGAACAGGCCGACCGCTTCGCAGAGCTAGACGCCATCATCACCAACGCCGCCGGCTGCGGGGCGCAACTGAAGGACTACGCCCACCTGCTGCACTCCACCCCCTGGGCCGAAGCCGCCGCCCGCTTCCAAAGCAAAGTCCGCGATGTCCACGAATTCCTGGCCGAACTCGGTCTTCGACCGCCGCGCTACCCCCTGCCCCTGCGCGCCACCTACCATGACGCCTGCCACCTGCGCCACGCCCAGCAGATCGCCCGCCCGCCCCGCGCCCTCTTGGAACAAATCCCCCAACTGGAACTCGTCCCCCTCGCGGAAAGCGAACTCTGCTGCGGGGCTGCTGGCAGCTACAACCTGACCCAGCCGGAAATGGCCGCCCGCCTCGGCGATCGCAAAGCTCAGCGCATCCTCGCCACCGGCGCCCAGGCCGTCTTCACCGGCAACGTCGGCTGCCTCATGCAGATCACCCGCCACCTCCGCGCCGCCGGCGCCTCCCTCTGGATCGCCCACCCCCTGGACGCCCTCTGGATCGCCTACTCCGGTGACTACCCGGAGTCACTCACCCCCTTCCTGCCTTCCTCCCGTCCCTAA
- a CDS encoding FAD-binding oxidoreductase produces MSGGLEAEGAVSGSWEAAQQPCPVVVPGSVSEAGELIRAARSRGEGVFPRGGGTQQELGYPPLRRGTIVETTAWQQVVDYPSRDLTITVQAGIPLGQLQAVLGQEGQWLPVDTPQGPRATLGGALAANTSGPRRYGYGTWRDYVIGIRFLSDDGVEVQGGGRVVKNVAGYDLMKLHIGALGTLGLITQVTLKVRPRPECSAARVFGCADEHLGPMLDALHGSATRPVAVEALSRETWEAMALPPDRPEAPWLVAVGYEEKAVTVRWQWQKLEEELRQAGLPAEGVEVADPAGLWQRLTDWPSASPRPVVEKVRCRPSQMAEVLRQAAQEGDWVHAHALSGILWRHRLALPENHGPPGGILWRAPLAGKRGRWLWGADPPADTWTFLRELKRTLDPDNVFNPGRLFGDL; encoded by the coding sequence GTGAGCGGGGGTCTGGAAGCGGAGGGGGCTGTGAGCGGGAGTTGGGAGGCGGCGCAGCAGCCGTGCCCGGTGGTGGTGCCGGGGAGCGTGAGTGAGGCCGGGGAGTTGATCCGGGCGGCGCGGAGCCGGGGCGAGGGGGTTTTTCCCCGCGGGGGTGGAACGCAGCAGGAGCTGGGCTATCCGCCCTTGCGGCGCGGCACCATCGTGGAGACAACGGCCTGGCAGCAGGTCGTGGATTATCCGTCCCGCGATTTGACGATCACGGTGCAAGCGGGGATCCCGCTGGGGCAGCTTCAGGCGGTGCTGGGGCAGGAGGGGCAGTGGCTGCCGGTGGATACGCCCCAGGGGCCGCGCGCGACCCTGGGCGGGGCGTTGGCGGCGAACACGAGCGGTCCGCGGCGCTATGGTTACGGCACGTGGCGGGACTATGTCATCGGCATCCGCTTCCTCAGTGACGACGGGGTGGAAGTGCAAGGGGGCGGGCGGGTCGTCAAAAACGTGGCGGGTTACGACCTGATGAAGCTGCACATCGGCGCCCTAGGGACCCTGGGGCTGATCACGCAGGTGACGCTCAAGGTGCGTCCTCGGCCGGAATGCTCGGCGGCGCGCGTCTTCGGCTGCGCGGACGAACACCTGGGGCCGATGCTCGATGCGCTCCACGGGAGTGCGACGCGACCGGTGGCGGTGGAAGCCCTGAGCCGGGAGACCTGGGAGGCGATGGCGCTGCCGCCAGACCGTCCGGAGGCGCCGTGGCTGGTGGCGGTCGGCTACGAGGAGAAAGCGGTGACGGTGCGCTGGCAGTGGCAGAAGCTGGAGGAGGAATTACGCCAGGCGGGGCTTCCCGCGGAGGGGGTCGAAGTGGCGGACCCGGCGGGATTGTGGCAGCGGCTCACGGATTGGCCCAGCGCTTCGCCCCGGCCCGTGGTGGAGAAGGTGCGCTGCCGACCTAGCCAGATGGCGGAGGTCCTGCGGCAGGCGGCCCAGGAGGGCGATTGGGTCCACGCCCACGCGCTCAGCGGCATCCTCTGGCGGCACCGGCTCGCCCTACCGGAGAACCACGGTCCCCCCGGGGGCATCCTCTGGCGTGCCCCGCTGGCCGGCAAACGCGGACGCTGGCTCTGGGGTGCCGACCCCCCCGCCGACACCTGGACCTTCCTGCGGGAACTCAAGCGCACCCTGGACCCGGACAACGTCTTCAACCCCGGCCGGCTCTTCGGCGACCTGTAA
- a CDS encoding ATP-binding protein yields the protein MAIRTFDLNIVEVLENWEVEHALREVIANALDEQVISQTAEIEIFKDSQGAWHIRDFGRGLKIEHFTLNENEEKLNALSGVIGKFGVGLKDALATFHRRGIGVLIRSPFGTFRLRQEHKHGFSDIVTLHVEYDDSPNNMHGTEFILHGVTDVDMAKAKSLFLRFSNEEILETTTYGQILRRKEGSAARIYILGVFASEEPNFLFSYNITSLTDSMKKKLNRERLNVGRTTYADRVKAILKSAKSKTIEDILVDQVEKRATGDQSDEMGWIEISQMALNLMHQRRKVVYFTEQEVQSMPNILDNAKLDGYEVIVITDQQKSKLQSQIEAGGLRVRILEEYVREYNDSFEYKFVDLHQLTPEERRIYDFTPKILALVGLTPDRVPPIRISETMRVTTDDTEGIWDPSIHAIVIRRRKLSSLRDYAATLLHEVAHATTNTVDATREFERVLTDYLGQTSVAAIGN from the coding sequence ATGGCAATACGAACCTTTGACCTCAACATCGTGGAAGTTTTGGAGAATTGGGAAGTTGAACACGCCTTGCGAGAAGTCATCGCCAATGCGCTTGACGAGCAGGTCATCTCCCAAACTGCCGAGATAGAAATTTTTAAGGACAGTCAGGGCGCTTGGCATATTCGCGATTTTGGGCGTGGGCTGAAGATCGAGCACTTTACCCTGAATGAAAATGAAGAAAAACTCAATGCGCTTTCAGGGGTCATTGGCAAGTTCGGTGTTGGACTCAAGGATGCATTGGCGACTTTTCATCGCAGGGGGATCGGCGTCCTTATTCGTTCTCCATTCGGCACATTTCGCCTTAGACAAGAGCATAAGCATGGGTTTAGTGACATTGTGACCCTTCATGTGGAGTATGATGACTCGCCCAACAACATGCACGGTACAGAGTTTATTTTGCATGGTGTGACCGACGTAGATATGGCGAAGGCCAAATCACTCTTTCTGAGATTCTCTAACGAAGAAATCTTGGAAACAACTACTTACGGCCAAATCCTACGGCGTAAAGAAGGGAGCGCGGCCCGCATATACATCTTGGGGGTGTTTGCTAGCGAGGAACCTAATTTTCTTTTCTCATACAACATCACCAGTTTGACTGACTCCATGAAAAAGAAACTCAATCGCGAAAGGTTAAATGTGGGCAGGACCACTTACGCCGATAGAGTAAAAGCCATCCTCAAGAGTGCAAAAAGTAAAACAATTGAAGATATACTTGTCGACCAAGTGGAAAAGCGTGCAACGGGAGACCAAAGCGACGAGATGGGGTGGATTGAAATCAGTCAAATGGCTCTTAACCTCATGCACCAACGACGAAAGGTGGTTTATTTCACGGAGCAGGAAGTTCAATCAATGCCCAACATCCTCGATAATGCTAAGTTGGATGGCTATGAAGTTATCGTTATCACCGATCAGCAAAAATCCAAGCTGCAATCCCAAATTGAGGCGGGTGGACTACGGGTTCGGATTCTCGAAGAGTATGTCCGAGAATATAATGATAGTTTTGAGTATAAGTTTGTTGACCTCCATCAATTGACGCCAGAAGAACGCCGCATCTACGATTTTACGCCGAAGATACTCGCGCTTGTCGGTCTGACTCCCGATCGAGTCCCCCCAATACGAATTTCCGAAACCATGAGAGTGACCACTGATGACACCGAAGGAATATGGGACCCGTCTATTCATGCTATCGTAATTAGGCGCAGAAAGCTTTCCTCTCTCAGGGACTATGCGGCAACTCTCTTACATGAGGTTGCACATGCAACTACAAATACAGTTGATGCAACACGGGAATTTGAACGTGTACTAACAGATTATTTGGGGCAAACGTCGGTAGCGGCCATTGGAAATTGA
- a CDS encoding Clp protease N-terminal domain-containing protein: protein MDWSSLVFALRYSLKGFTDRAVNVLVAARRHAVRRGHQAVTPEHVLLGLATLEAGCANAVLRRLGVDLRCALAEITALAEATPRAPSPRRPVLSPELECVLEQAKRQAQAWGHRHVGTEHLIMSLLLGSPCPAADYLRGLGITADQLRQEWLAIFRRS, encoded by the coding sequence ATGGACTGGTCCTCGCTCGTCTTCGCGCTTCGCTACAGCCTGAAGGGTTTCACCGACCGAGCGGTCAACGTCCTGGTCGCCGCACGGAGGCACGCGGTCCGCCGTGGCCATCAGGCCGTCACTCCCGAGCACGTGTTACTCGGCCTGGCAACGCTCGAAGCCGGTTGTGCCAACGCGGTGCTGCGGCGGCTTGGCGTGGACCTGCGGTGCGCCCTGGCGGAGATCACGGCGCTGGCCGAAGCGACTCCACGGGCGCCGTCGCCACGACGGCCGGTGCTCAGTCCCGAACTGGAGTGCGTCTTGGAGCAGGCCAAGAGGCAGGCCCAAGCCTGGGGGCATCGGCATGTGGGTACAGAACACTTGATCATGAGCTTATTGCTGGGCAGCCCTTGCCCCGCGGCCGATTACCTGCGCGGACTTGGAATCACAGCAGATCAGCTCCGTCAAGAGTGGCTGGCCATTTTCCGACGATCGTAA
- a CDS encoding DMP19 family protein, protein MAKSIKQLLAEADNFKLCDGVVTRIIEYHGDNIDVSALRQEERVVFLVWQAAGIIGNGGFRYLFEGNFKGDPYFALTAEAFRTVGCQKAAEAVQKTLAIFPHSRPPTDIDKRLRYYLKRITSWPTDMDMQFFEAQDDLTNCLARYIRSHAEAFAHLDSRKSRQPPRKSPASAEAAPPRTKTGPTLADLPRWARVAFAAHCARQVLPLLAQHWPGVPTKHSEAVRRAIELAEQSAEEGRAVEGLQDAVRRAILVAGAALRGRSDSAQGESGPENAYSGTIASYVAKAAEKAAEAAQADADAALQAAAEAWIYAIDAASWAEDESVVAKLQEDFHKLYRTAIRAQWTDQTKIPSEIWSLL, encoded by the coding sequence ATGGCGAAGTCTATCAAACAACTGTTAGCGGAAGCGGACAACTTCAAGTTATGTGACGGTGTGGTCACCCGCATCATCGAGTATCACGGCGACAACATCGACGTGTCGGCCCTGCGCCAAGAGGAACGCGTGGTGTTCCTCGTGTGGCAGGCAGCCGGCATCATTGGGAACGGCGGCTTCCGGTATCTGTTTGAGGGAAACTTCAAAGGTGATCCGTACTTCGCCTTGACTGCGGAGGCATTCCGAACGGTTGGCTGCCAGAAGGCTGCCGAGGCGGTGCAGAAGACCCTGGCCATCTTCCCCCATTCTCGGCCGCCTACCGATATTGACAAACGGCTGCGCTACTACCTCAAGCGGATCACCAGTTGGCCCACGGACATGGACATGCAGTTCTTCGAGGCCCAGGACGACCTCACCAACTGTCTGGCCCGCTACATTCGGTCCCATGCTGAGGCGTTCGCGCATCTGGACAGCCGCAAAAGCAGACAGCCGCCGAGGAAGTCTCCAGCCTCGGCGGAGGCGGCACCGCCCCGGACGAAGACCGGCCCGACCCTGGCGGACCTGCCCCGATGGGCGCGGGTTGCCTTTGCCGCCCACTGTGCGCGGCAAGTCTTGCCGTTGTTGGCCCAGCATTGGCCCGGAGTTCCTACGAAGCATTCCGAGGCCGTCCGGCGAGCTATTGAGTTGGCGGAGCAATCGGCTGAGGAAGGCCGGGCGGTTGAAGGTCTCCAAGATGCCGTCCGGCGAGCCATCCTCGTTGCCGGGGCGGCGCTGAGAGGCAGATCCGATTCTGCCCAGGGTGAATCGGGGCCAGAGAATGCCTATTCCGGGACCATCGCTTCGTACGTGGCCAAGGCGGCGGAGAAGGCGGCCGAAGCGGCGCAGGCCGATGCCGACGCGGCCCTGCAGGCCGCAGCGGAGGCGTGGATTTATGCGATAGACGCAGCGAGCTGGGCCGAAGACGAAAGCGTCGTGGCAAAGTTGCAGGAGGATTTCCACAAGCTTTATCGCACGGCCATCCGCGCCCAGTGGACCGATCAGACCAAGATACCGTCCGAGATTTGGTCGCTGCTGTAG